One Pelodiscus sinensis isolate JC-2024 chromosome 24, ASM4963464v1, whole genome shotgun sequence DNA segment encodes these proteins:
- the LOC102460357 gene encoding uncharacterized protein LOC102460357 isoform X3, translating to MLRGAARHGAWVREELLHSKMAAPGKLRVAVIGAGAAGLCAARHVAARPESFAPPVVFEASGRIGGTWVYTEETGQEPDGLPVHSSMYRDLRTNLPKEVMAFPDFPFAPSLPSFLHHSDVLAYLESYADHFHLRQHVRLWWRVEAVCPAKGGWDLTAHWAQDRRVQATERFDAVFVCSGHYSEPFVPPIPGLETFPGVLLHRVVHLADPDAVIRGFGALGFPNCGGAIDGTHIPIRAPEHQASQYVNCKGYFSVILQAVCDHQGQFTDINVGWSGKAHDTRVFCNSSVCQRLQAGTFFPDRHIRVGDMDMPVCLVEDAAYPLQPWFMKPYTGHLNPSRQAFNAKLTRARIMIEGGLRATESPLSMPPHPSGPGRAQHPSRGGSMLCATQFV from the exons atgcTGCGGGGCGCCGCCAGGCACGGCGCGTGGGTCCGAGAGGAACTG CTACACAGCAAGATGGCAGCCCCAGGGAAGCTGCGGGTGGCGGTGATCGGGGCAGGCGCCGCTGGGCTGTGTGCAGCTCGCCATGTCGCTGCCCGGCCTGAGTCCTTTGCACCCCCCGTGGTGTTCGAGGCATCTGGCCGCATCGGGGGCACCTGGGTCTACACCGAAGAGACAGGGCAGGAACCAGATGGGCTCCCCGTCCACTCCAGCATGTACCGTGACCTCAG GACTAACCTGCCAAAGGAGGTGATGGCATTCCCGGACTTCCCCTTCGCCCCCTCGCTGCCGTCTTTCCTGCACCACTCAGACGTGCTGGCCTATCTGGAGAGCTATGCCGACCACTTCCACCTCCGACAGCACGTCAGG CTCTGGTGGCGGGTGGAAGCCGTGTGCCCAGCCAAGGGCGGCTGGGACCTCACCGCCCACTGGGCCCAGGACCGGAGGGTGCAGGCAACCGAGCGCTTCGATGCCGTCTTCGTTTGCAGTGG TCACTACTCTGAACCCTTCGTGCCGCCCATCCCTGGCTTGGAGACCTTCCCAG gtgtgctgctccacagggtggtccacctcgctgacccggacgccgtcatccgagggttcggcgccctcggcttccccaactgcggcggggccatcgacgggacgcacatccccatccgtgccccagaacaccaggcctcccagtatgtgaactgcaaggggtacttctccgtgatcctgcaggccgtgtgcgaccaccagggacagttcacggacattaatgtgggctggtccggcaaggcacacgacaccagggtgttctgcaactcctccgtgtgccagaggctgcaggctgggaccttctttcccgaccgccacatcagggtcggggacatggacatgcccgtgtgcctggtggaggatgcagcctaccccctacagccctggttcatgaagccctacacggggcacctcaatccctcccgccaggccttcaatgcgaagctgaccagggcccgcatcatgataGAGGGGGGgcttcgggcaactgaaagcccgctttcgatgcctcctcacccgtctggacctggccgagcacaacatccctcccgtggtggcagcatgttgtgtgctacacaatttgtgtga
- the LOC142819573 gene encoding uncharacterized protein LOC142819573, with product MQKRTFLELCTWLTPVLQRTTTRLRAPIPVNKRVTITLWKLATPDSYRSVAQQIGVGRSTVSVIIMEVVHAINDVLLPRVLRLRDMDGTMAGSAALGFPNCGGALDATHIPVRAPEHRAVHSTNRKGYCSIVLQALVDHRAASWTSTGAGPAGHTTPASSATPDSFAGWRQAPTSPGGT from the exons ATGCaaaagcggacgttcctggagctgtgcacctggctaaCCCCCGTGCtacagagaaccaccacccggctgcgtgcacccatccccgtcaacaagagggtcaccatcacgctgtggaagctggccaccccggacagctaccgctcggtggcacagcaaatcggggtgggaagatcaactgTCAGTGTGAtcatcatggag gtcgtccacgccatcaacgacgtcctgctcccaagagtcctCCGCCTGCGCGACATGGATGGTACCATGGCCGGCtccgctgccctcgggttccccaactgcgggggagccctggatgcaacccacatccctgtccgggccccggagcatcgagcagtcCATTCcacgaacaggaaggggtactgctctattgttctccaggccctcgtggaccaccgggccgcttcctggacatctacgggggctggtccggccgggcacacgacgcccgcatcctctgcaactccggactctttcgcaggctggaggcaggcacctacttcccccggcgggacttga
- the LOC102460357 gene encoding uncharacterized protein LOC102460357 isoform X2, with the protein MAAPGKLRVAVIGAGAAGLCAARHVAARPESFAPPVVFEASGRIGGTWVYTEETGQEPDGLPVHSSMYRDLRTNLPKEVMAFPDFPFAPSLPSFLHHSDVLAYLESYADHFHLRQHVRLWWRVEAVCPAKGGWDLTAHWAQDRRVQATERFDAVFVCSGHYSEPFVPPIPGLETFPGRLLHSHAYRSPEPFAGHTVVLLGAGPSGVDLALQLAPVARRVTLSHRQAPVAGLPGSVLQLAPVVAIAGDMVQFGDGTMQRADTLIFCTGYRYHFPFLPVAHLGLQITEQAVVPLYRHLLSPRCPSLFFIGLCQQICPFPHFHCQLLFCLAVLQGTCHLPPVAEMQAAAEAELQQHLTAKGSLKHVHQLGAQQWGYCQELAQLGGFEPLPPMLRELYEATRASRAQDASNYRSLNYRVLSSEAWELVGAEGGQ; encoded by the exons ATGGCAGCCCCAGGGAAGCTGCGGGTGGCGGTGATCGGGGCAGGCGCCGCTGGGCTGTGTGCAGCTCGCCATGTCGCTGCCCGGCCTGAGTCCTTTGCACCCCCCGTGGTGTTCGAGGCATCTGGCCGCATCGGGGGCACCTGGGTCTACACCGAAGAGACAGGGCAGGAACCAGATGGGCTCCCCGTCCACTCCAGCATGTACCGTGACCTCAG GACTAACCTGCCAAAGGAGGTGATGGCATTCCCGGACTTCCCCTTCGCCCCCTCGCTGCCGTCTTTCCTGCACCACTCAGACGTGCTGGCCTATCTGGAGAGCTATGCCGACCACTTCCACCTCCGACAGCACGTCAGG CTCTGGTGGCGGGTGGAAGCCGTGTGCCCAGCCAAGGGCGGCTGGGACCTCACCGCCCACTGGGCCCAGGACCGGAGGGTGCAGGCAACCGAGCGCTTCGATGCCGTCTTCGTTTGCAGTGG TCACTACTCTGAACCCTTCGTGCCGCCCATCCCTGGCTTGGAGACCTTCCCAG gccggcTCCTGCACAGCCATGCCTACCGCAGCCCAGAACCCTTTGCAGGCCACACCgtggtgctgctgggggccggccCGTCGGGCGTGGATCTGGCCCTGCAGCTGGCCCCTGTGGCCCGGCGAGTGACCCTGAGCCACCGGCAGGCGccagtggccgggctgcctgggaGTGTACTGCAGTTGGCGCCCGTGGTGGCCATTGCGGGGGACATGGTGCAGTTCGGCGACGGCACCATGCAGAGAGCCGACACGCTCATCTTCTGCACCGGGTACCGGTACCACTTCCCCTTCCTGCCTGTTGCTCACCTGGGGCTGCAGATCACAGAGCAGGCGGTGGTGCCGCTGTACCGGCACCTGCTGTCCCCGCGCTGCCCCAGCCTCTTCTTCATCGGGCTGTGCCAGCagatctgccccttcccccacttccaCTGCCAGCTGCTCTTCTGCCTGGCCGTGCTGCAGGgcacctgccacctgccccctgtTGCTGAGATGCAGGCGGCCgccgaggcagagctgcagcagcacctgacagccaagggctccctcaAACATGTCCACCAGCTGGGGGCACAGCAGTGGGGATACTGCCAGGAGCTGGCCCAGCTGGGTGGCTTCGAACCCCTTCCCCCGATGCTTAGGGAGCTGTACGAGGCCACGCGGGCAAGTCGTGCCCAGGACGCCTCAAACTACCGGAGCCTCAACTACAGGGTGCTGAGCTCCGAGGcctgggagctggtgggggcagaAGGTGGCCAGTGA
- the LOC102460357 gene encoding uncharacterized protein LOC102460357 isoform X1, producing the protein MLRGAARHGAWVREELLHSKMAAPGKLRVAVIGAGAAGLCAARHVAARPESFAPPVVFEASGRIGGTWVYTEETGQEPDGLPVHSSMYRDLRTNLPKEVMAFPDFPFAPSLPSFLHHSDVLAYLESYADHFHLRQHVRLWWRVEAVCPAKGGWDLTAHWAQDRRVQATERFDAVFVCSGHYSEPFVPPIPGLETFPGRLLHSHAYRSPEPFAGHTVVLLGAGPSGVDLALQLAPVARRVTLSHRQAPVAGLPGSVLQLAPVVAIAGDMVQFGDGTMQRADTLIFCTGYRYHFPFLPVAHLGLQITEQAVVPLYRHLLSPRCPSLFFIGLCQQICPFPHFHCQLLFCLAVLQGTCHLPPVAEMQAAAEAELQQHLTAKGSLKHVHQLGAQQWGYCQELAQLGGFEPLPPMLRELYEATRASRAQDASNYRSLNYRVLSSEAWELVGAEGGQ; encoded by the exons atgcTGCGGGGCGCCGCCAGGCACGGCGCGTGGGTCCGAGAGGAACTG CTACACAGCAAGATGGCAGCCCCAGGGAAGCTGCGGGTGGCGGTGATCGGGGCAGGCGCCGCTGGGCTGTGTGCAGCTCGCCATGTCGCTGCCCGGCCTGAGTCCTTTGCACCCCCCGTGGTGTTCGAGGCATCTGGCCGCATCGGGGGCACCTGGGTCTACACCGAAGAGACAGGGCAGGAACCAGATGGGCTCCCCGTCCACTCCAGCATGTACCGTGACCTCAG GACTAACCTGCCAAAGGAGGTGATGGCATTCCCGGACTTCCCCTTCGCCCCCTCGCTGCCGTCTTTCCTGCACCACTCAGACGTGCTGGCCTATCTGGAGAGCTATGCCGACCACTTCCACCTCCGACAGCACGTCAGG CTCTGGTGGCGGGTGGAAGCCGTGTGCCCAGCCAAGGGCGGCTGGGACCTCACCGCCCACTGGGCCCAGGACCGGAGGGTGCAGGCAACCGAGCGCTTCGATGCCGTCTTCGTTTGCAGTGG TCACTACTCTGAACCCTTCGTGCCGCCCATCCCTGGCTTGGAGACCTTCCCAG gccggcTCCTGCACAGCCATGCCTACCGCAGCCCAGAACCCTTTGCAGGCCACACCgtggtgctgctgggggccggccCGTCGGGCGTGGATCTGGCCCTGCAGCTGGCCCCTGTGGCCCGGCGAGTGACCCTGAGCCACCGGCAGGCGccagtggccgggctgcctgggaGTGTACTGCAGTTGGCGCCCGTGGTGGCCATTGCGGGGGACATGGTGCAGTTCGGCGACGGCACCATGCAGAGAGCCGACACGCTCATCTTCTGCACCGGGTACCGGTACCACTTCCCCTTCCTGCCTGTTGCTCACCTGGGGCTGCAGATCACAGAGCAGGCGGTGGTGCCGCTGTACCGGCACCTGCTGTCCCCGCGCTGCCCCAGCCTCTTCTTCATCGGGCTGTGCCAGCagatctgccccttcccccacttccaCTGCCAGCTGCTCTTCTGCCTGGCCGTGCTGCAGGgcacctgccacctgccccctgtTGCTGAGATGCAGGCGGCCgccgaggcagagctgcagcagcacctgacagccaagggctccctcaAACATGTCCACCAGCTGGGGGCACAGCAGTGGGGATACTGCCAGGAGCTGGCCCAGCTGGGTGGCTTCGAACCCCTTCCCCCGATGCTTAGGGAGCTGTACGAGGCCACGCGGGCAAGTCGTGCCCAGGACGCCTCAAACTACCGGAGCCTCAACTACAGGGTGCTGAGCTCCGAGGcctgggagctggtgggggcagaAGGTGGCCAGTGA